The Halobacterium litoreum genome includes a region encoding these proteins:
- a CDS encoding MBL fold metallo-hydrolase, giving the protein MANRVTDGLWCFDCRTFDQPNAFLLDGDGLTLVDAGWPGDHETVREGVRDAGFELGDVDRVMLTHYDADHVGGLSRLPELDAPVYVHADEAGLVRGDERPPWTARNGIEALHRLYYRRLDLDGIDVRELRDGDEIAGFRAVHTPGHTPGHLAYVHDDAGAVFLGDLAYGWDDSLKASGRFTSYAVGRVPDSVRSLLDPASGLDYACPGHGPVLDSPREKLRGLLDD; this is encoded by the coding sequence ATGGCGAACCGCGTGACCGACGGCCTCTGGTGTTTCGACTGCCGGACGTTCGACCAGCCGAACGCCTTCCTTCTGGACGGGGACGGCCTCACGCTGGTCGACGCGGGCTGGCCCGGTGACCACGAGACGGTCCGCGAGGGCGTGCGGGACGCGGGCTTCGAACTCGGGGACGTGGACCGCGTCATGCTCACGCACTACGACGCCGACCACGTCGGCGGTCTCTCCCGACTGCCCGAACTCGACGCGCCGGTCTACGTCCACGCCGACGAGGCGGGGCTCGTTCGCGGCGACGAGAGACCGCCCTGGACGGCGCGCAACGGCATCGAGGCGCTCCACCGGCTCTACTACCGGCGCCTCGACCTCGACGGGATCGACGTGCGCGAACTCCGAGACGGCGACGAAATCGCGGGCTTCCGCGCCGTCCACACCCCCGGGCACACGCCCGGCCACCTCGCGTACGTCCACGACGACGCCGGCGCCGTCTTCCTCGGTGACCTCGCGTACGGCTGGGACGACTCCCTGAAGGCGTCGGGAAGATTCACGAGCTACGCGGTGGGGCGAGTCCCGGACAGTGTCCGGTCGCTCCTCGACCCGGCAAGCGGCCTCGACTACGCCTGTCCGGGGCACGGCCCCGTCCTCGATTCGCCCCGCGAGAAACTCCGGGGACTGCTCGACGACTGA
- the cca gene encoding CCA tRNA nucleotidyltransferase encodes MSDFESVVERVRERVDPTPEERRALTEATARLADRARDAIADLPVEADVLQVGSTARGTWVAGDRDIDLFVRFPAALPREQLEEYGLTVGNDVLPEGREEYAEHPYVKGEFEGYDVDLVPCYRLDDATEIQSAVDRTPFHNAYLEARLDDDLAADVRLFKQFLKGVGAYGSDLRTQGFAGYLAELLVVEYGGFRETLEAIRDWQPPVVLDPEDHAEASFDDPLVVVDPTDPERNVAAVVSETNVARAIHHARAFLDNPDESVFDPRAPDPLDAAGVRDHLDRRATTPLAVVFDAPDLVEDQLYPQLYRSRDGLARGLDEYGFDVLRAATWADDRAVLFAELEVAERPAVERHSGPPVHVSGHAEGFYEKYDGDDSVYGPFVEDGRYVVERERDVQTAREFAENRLLEVALGAHVESRIEAGNYEVLVGAEVSALADEFGEELARYFDPTP; translated from the coding sequence ATGAGCGACTTCGAGTCGGTCGTCGAGCGCGTCCGCGAGCGGGTGGACCCGACGCCCGAGGAGCGGCGCGCGCTGACCGAGGCGACGGCGCGACTCGCCGACCGCGCGCGGGACGCCATCGCGGACCTCCCGGTGGAGGCCGACGTGCTACAGGTCGGGAGTACGGCGCGCGGGACGTGGGTGGCGGGCGACCGCGACATCGACCTGTTCGTGCGCTTCCCCGCGGCCCTCCCCCGCGAGCAGTTGGAGGAGTACGGGCTGACGGTCGGAAACGACGTGCTACCCGAGGGGCGCGAGGAGTACGCCGAACACCCCTACGTGAAAGGCGAGTTCGAGGGGTACGACGTGGATTTGGTACCGTGCTACCGCTTGGACGACGCGACGGAGATTCAGTCGGCGGTCGACCGCACGCCGTTCCACAACGCCTACCTCGAAGCACGGCTGGACGACGACCTCGCGGCGGACGTGCGACTGTTCAAGCAGTTCCTCAAAGGCGTCGGCGCGTACGGCAGCGACCTGCGAACGCAGGGCTTCGCGGGCTACCTCGCGGAGTTACTGGTCGTCGAGTACGGCGGCTTCCGAGAGACCCTGGAAGCGATTCGGGACTGGCAGCCGCCGGTCGTACTCGACCCGGAGGACCACGCCGAGGCGTCGTTCGACGACCCGCTCGTCGTGGTGGACCCGACGGACCCGGAGCGGAACGTCGCCGCGGTCGTCTCCGAGACGAACGTAGCGCGAGCCATCCACCACGCCCGCGCGTTCCTCGACAACCCCGACGAGTCAGTGTTCGACCCGCGGGCGCCCGACCCGCTGGACGCGGCGGGCGTCCGCGACCACCTCGACCGGCGCGCGACGACGCCGCTCGCCGTCGTCTTCGACGCGCCGGACCTCGTCGAGGACCAACTCTACCCCCAACTCTACCGGTCCCGGGACGGCCTCGCGCGCGGCCTCGACGAGTACGGCTTCGACGTGTTGCGCGCGGCGACGTGGGCCGACGACCGCGCGGTGCTGTTCGCCGAACTGGAGGTCGCCGAACGCCCGGCAGTCGAGCGCCACAGCGGGCCGCCCGTCCACGTCTCCGGGCACGCTGAGGGGTTCTACGAGAAGTACGACGGCGACGACAGCGTGTACGGGCCGTTCGTCGAGGACGGTCGGTACGTCGTCGAGCGCGAACGCGACGTGCAGACCGCCCGCGAGTTCGCCGAGAACCGGCTCCTAGAGGTCGCACTCGGTGCGCACGTCGAATCCAGAATCGAAGCCGGGAACTACGAGGTGCTGGTCGGTGCGGAGGTTTCGGCGTTGGCAGACGAGTTCGGCGAGGAGTTGGCGCGCTACTTCGACCCGACGCCCTGA
- a CDS encoding histone deacetylase family protein encodes MRFGFDETCLDHDPGPRHPESPDRLRAVKRGLSKRHGVTYEGASPANEADAMAVHTDGYVREIREFCESGGGNWDPDTAASEATWPAALASAGLAMDAARAALNGADGRNTPFSLGRPPGHHAVEDDAMGFCFLNNAAVAAQYAIDDLGVDRVAIFDWDVHHGNGTQDIFYDRGDVFYASIHEDGLYPGTGEADETGEGDGEGATLNLPYPAGSGDAEYCAGMDELIAPAIEAFDPDLLVVSAGFDAHRHDPISRMHVSTEGYSLLTDRVRTLADDADAALAFVLEGGYSLDTLADGVGAVHETFDGRDPVGLDDEPSDAVSDLIEEVAESHQGVGSK; translated from the coding sequence ATGAGATTCGGCTTCGACGAGACGTGTCTCGACCACGACCCCGGGCCGCGACACCCCGAGAGCCCCGACCGCCTGCGCGCCGTCAAGCGCGGGCTCTCGAAGCGCCACGGCGTCACCTACGAGGGCGCGTCTCCCGCCAACGAGGCGGACGCGATGGCCGTCCACACGGACGGCTACGTCCGAGAGATTCGGGAGTTCTGCGAGTCCGGTGGCGGGAACTGGGACCCCGACACCGCCGCGTCGGAGGCGACGTGGCCCGCCGCGCTCGCGAGCGCGGGCCTCGCGATGGACGCCGCGCGCGCCGCGCTGAACGGTGCGGACGGCCGGAACACGCCGTTCTCGCTCGGGCGGCCGCCCGGACACCACGCCGTCGAGGACGACGCGATGGGGTTTTGTTTCCTGAACAACGCCGCGGTCGCCGCGCAGTACGCCATCGACGACCTCGGCGTCGACCGCGTCGCCATCTTCGACTGGGACGTCCACCACGGCAACGGCACGCAGGACATCTTCTACGACCGCGGCGACGTGTTCTACGCGTCGATTCACGAGGACGGCCTCTACCCCGGCACCGGTGAGGCCGACGAGACCGGCGAGGGCGACGGCGAGGGCGCGACCTTGAACCTCCCGTACCCCGCGGGGTCGGGGGACGCCGAGTACTGCGCCGGGATGGACGAACTAATCGCGCCGGCCATCGAGGCGTTCGACCCCGATCTCCTGGTTGTGAGCGCGGGCTTCGACGCGCACCGCCACGACCCCATCTCCCGGATGCACGTCTCGACGGAGGGGTACAGCCTGCTCACCGACCGCGTGCGCACGCTCGCCGACGACGCGGACGCGGCGCTCGCGTTCGTGCTCGAAGGCGGGTACAGCCTCGACACGCTCGCGGACGGCGTCGGCGCCGTCCACGAGACGTTCGACGGTCGGGACCCGGTCGGACTCGACGACGAGCCGAGCGACGCCGTCAGCGACCTCATCGAGGAGGTCGCCGAGTCACATCAGGGCGTCGGGTCGAAGTAG
- a CDS encoding histone produces the protein MSVELPFAPVDTIIRRHAGDLRVSADAAEELARRIQRRGATLAADAAERADADGRKTLMAGDFGAASTPDDAGLALPVAPVDRIARLDVDDRFRVSEDARVALADLLEAYADDAARGAAILAEHAGRRTVQAEDVATYFELVG, from the coding sequence ATGAGCGTCGAACTCCCGTTCGCGCCGGTCGACACCATCATCCGGCGACACGCGGGTGACTTGCGGGTGAGCGCCGACGCGGCGGAGGAACTCGCGCGCCGCATCCAGCGACGGGGGGCGACACTGGCCGCGGACGCCGCCGAGCGCGCCGACGCGGACGGCCGGAAGACGTTGATGGCCGGGGACTTCGGCGCGGCGTCCACGCCGGACGACGCGGGCCTCGCGCTCCCGGTGGCGCCCGTCGACCGCATCGCGCGCCTCGACGTCGACGACCGCTTCCGCGTCTCCGAGGACGCGCGGGTCGCGCTCGCGGACCTCCTGGAGGCGTACGCCGACGACGCCGCGCGAGGCGCGGCGATTCTCGCGGAGCACGCCGGCCGACGCACCGTACAGGCCGAGGACGTGGCGACCTACTTCGAGCTCGTGGGATGA
- a CDS encoding single-stranded DNA binding protein encodes MGDIEDTYEDLDTDVSLEEFREAVESKVEQMGGLADEETAAMLIAHELDDGEVNGVADIEPEMDEAKFLAKVTSVGEVRTFERDDDEDPEGRVVNVEVADESGSVRVSLWDEQAEAASEELSVGEVLRIKGRPKDGYNGVEVSADQIEVDDEEEIDVAVQDEYRVEDLSLGVSDVNLVGEVLAAESVRTFDRDDGSEGKVSNLVLGDETGRVRVTLWDERADRATELEPGVVVEVVDGYVRERDGSLELHVGDRGAVEEVEDDVAYVPDSTPIDTLEMDDTADIAGVIRSADPKRTFDRDDGSEGQVRNVRVQDDSGDIRVALWGDKADLDIGPGDEVAFVDVEIQDGWQDDLEASAGWQASVVELPDGAATGDEADDTGSAQGLAAFEDEGDESASADAEDTSSDASADGEEVEFTGVVVQAQNPVILDDGEETMSVETDADVTLGQELTVRGSLRDGRLNAEELR; translated from the coding sequence ATGGGCGACATCGAGGACACTTACGAGGACCTCGACACCGACGTGTCCCTGGAGGAGTTCCGGGAGGCCGTCGAGTCGAAGGTCGAGCAGATGGGCGGGCTGGCCGACGAGGAGACGGCCGCCATGCTCATCGCCCACGAACTCGACGACGGCGAGGTCAACGGGGTCGCCGACATCGAACCGGAGATGGACGAGGCGAAGTTCCTCGCGAAGGTGACGAGCGTCGGCGAGGTGCGGACGTTCGAGCGCGACGACGACGAGGACCCGGAGGGCCGCGTGGTGAACGTCGAGGTCGCCGACGAGTCGGGGAGCGTGCGAGTCTCGCTGTGGGACGAGCAGGCCGAGGCCGCCAGCGAGGAACTCTCCGTCGGTGAAGTGCTCCGCATCAAGGGTCGGCCGAAGGACGGCTACAACGGCGTGGAGGTGAGCGCCGACCAGATTGAGGTCGACGACGAGGAGGAGATAGACGTCGCGGTGCAGGACGAGTACCGCGTCGAGGACCTCTCGCTGGGCGTCTCGGACGTGAACCTCGTCGGCGAGGTGCTGGCCGCCGAGTCCGTGCGGACGTTCGACCGAGACGACGGCAGCGAGGGGAAGGTGTCGAATCTCGTGCTCGGCGACGAGACGGGTCGCGTCCGGGTGACGCTCTGGGACGAGCGCGCCGACCGCGCGACCGAACTCGAACCTGGCGTCGTCGTCGAAGTGGTGGACGGCTACGTCCGGGAGCGAGACGGCAGTCTGGAACTCCACGTCGGCGACCGCGGCGCCGTCGAGGAAGTTGAGGACGACGTGGCGTACGTGCCTGACTCGACGCCCATCGACACCCTCGAAATGGACGACACGGCGGACATCGCGGGCGTGATTCGCTCCGCCGACCCGAAGCGCACGTTCGACCGCGACGACGGCAGCGAGGGCCAAGTGCGGAATGTGCGCGTGCAGGACGACTCGGGCGACATCCGCGTCGCGCTCTGGGGGGACAAGGCCGATCTCGACATCGGGCCGGGCGACGAGGTGGCGTTCGTGGACGTGGAGATTCAGGACGGCTGGCAGGACGACCTCGAAGCCTCTGCGGGCTGGCAGGCCTCCGTCGTGGAACTTCCGGACGGCGCCGCGACCGGCGACGAAGCAGACGACACCGGGAGCGCTCAGGGCCTCGCCGCCTTCGAGGACGAGGGCGACGAGAGCGCGAGCGCGGACGCCGAGGACACCAGTAGTGATGCGAGCGCCGACGGCGAGGAAGTGGAGTTCACGGGCGTCGTCGTGCAGGCCCAGAACCCCGTCATCCTCGACGACGGCGAGGAGACGATGAGCGTCGAGACGGACGCCGACGTGACGCTCGGTCAGGAACTCACGGTTCGGGGGTCGCTACGCGACGGGCGCCTGAACGCCGAAGAACTGCGCTAG
- a CDS encoding DUF309 domain-containing protein, protein MDAALRAGVAVYDAGHYHAAHDAWEDAWLALDDGRDERLLHGLIQFTAAIHHARDRNWAGAVGLAESAREYLDTLPDDYRGVNVDAVRAYLAALRDDPERVERAPPLELTYEGDPLALADLDAPAAIEAAVALAAREGYDEDVFADGAEYAREGLVDGDLNEFGVLLCDFVTEREQRALIATRLRQHVQRRQRREADVSGLFD, encoded by the coding sequence ATGGACGCGGCTCTGCGCGCCGGCGTCGCGGTGTACGACGCGGGCCACTACCACGCCGCCCACGACGCCTGGGAGGACGCGTGGCTGGCGCTGGACGACGGACGCGACGAGCGCTTGCTCCACGGACTCATCCAGTTCACGGCGGCGATTCACCACGCCCGCGACCGGAACTGGGCGGGCGCGGTCGGCCTCGCCGAGAGCGCGCGCGAGTACCTCGACACCCTGCCCGACGACTACCGGGGCGTGAACGTCGACGCGGTGCGCGCGTACCTCGCGGCGCTCCGCGACGACCCGGAGCGAGTCGAGCGCGCGCCGCCCCTCGAACTGACCTACGAGGGCGACCCGCTCGCGCTCGCTGACTTGGACGCGCCCGCGGCAATCGAGGCGGCGGTCGCGCTCGCGGCACGCGAGGGGTACGACGAGGACGTGTTCGCGGACGGCGCCGAGTACGCCCGCGAGGGGCTCGTCGACGGCGACCTGAACGAGTTCGGCGTGCTGTTGTGTGATTTCGTCACCGAGCGCGAGCAGCGCGCGCTCATCGCGACGCGACTCCGCCAGCACGTCCAACGACGGCAGCGGCGAGAAGCGGACGTCTCGGGGCTGTTCGACTAG
- a CDS encoding M48 family metallopeptidase, with translation MALVGAILFAFYSVAVAAAWFFFGQSTTILGIAIVGSILLVGVQYKIGKWAALRSVGAEDMSEQQYPRIHQRVEALSRDMGIEKPKLKVARMGVPNAFAVGRKGAGVVVVSEELIHLLDNEELDGVLAHELAHIANRDVVTMVIGQGIASVVGIVAQYIVLFTGDNDLADFFLAIVVGNLVQFFVMLFVLAISRYREYVADADARRAIGSGDPLARALEKISRGNETARESKIDESNAALCIFGEGQGFLAKIVSTHPPMEKRIERLRS, from the coding sequence ATGGCACTCGTCGGCGCCATCCTCTTCGCGTTCTACTCGGTGGCGGTAGCCGCCGCGTGGTTCTTCTTCGGGCAGAGCACCACGATTCTCGGCATCGCCATCGTCGGCAGCATCCTGCTCGTCGGCGTCCAGTACAAGATTGGCAAGTGGGCCGCGCTCAGGAGCGTCGGCGCCGAAGACATGTCCGAACAGCAGTACCCGCGCATCCACCAGCGCGTCGAAGCGCTCTCGCGGGACATGGGCATCGAGAAGCCGAAACTCAAGGTCGCCCGGATGGGCGTCCCGAACGCGTTCGCGGTCGGGCGCAAGGGCGCCGGCGTCGTCGTCGTCTCCGAGGAACTCATCCACCTCCTCGACAACGAGGAACTCGACGGCGTGCTCGCGCACGAACTCGCGCACATCGCGAACCGCGACGTCGTCACGATGGTCATCGGTCAGGGCATCGCCTCGGTCGTCGGTATCGTCGCGCAGTACATCGTGCTGTTCACGGGCGACAACGACCTCGCCGACTTCTTCCTCGCCATCGTCGTCGGCAACCTCGTGCAGTTCTTCGTGATGCTGTTCGTGCTCGCCATCAGCCGCTACCGTGAGTACGTCGCGGACGCCGACGCGCGCCGCGCCATCGGGAGCGGCGACCCGCTCGCTCGCGCGCTGGAGAAGATTTCCCGCGGCAACGAGACCGCCCGCGAGTCGAAGATCGACGAGTCCAACGCCGCGCTCTGCATCTTCGGTGAGGGGCAGGGTTTCCTCGCGAAAATCGTCTCCACGCACCCGCCGATGGAAAAGCGCATCGAGCGCCTGCGCTCGTAG
- the azf gene encoding NAD-dependent glucose-6-phosphate dehydrogenase Azf, with the protein MDDPVLLTGASGRVGQAILDGLGDDYDWRLLDREPPTGDTDHEFVVADVTDEAALRDAVDGVGAVVHLAGDPRPEAPWESVLRNNIDGTRNVLEAAVDAGVEKFAFASSNHAVGHYETERKPGLYRSDDDFRLDGTELPRPGNLYGVSKATGETLGRYYHDEHDLSFVAVRIGNLTNGHPPIDYERGQAMWLSHRDCAHLFDCCLSADYGYEIVYGISDNDRKYYSIDRAKEVLGYDPEDNSAEWDGDEKDADA; encoded by the coding sequence ATGGACGACCCGGTTCTCCTCACTGGCGCGTCGGGGCGCGTCGGGCAGGCCATCCTCGACGGCCTCGGTGACGACTACGACTGGCGCCTCCTCGACCGCGAACCGCCGACGGGCGACACCGACCACGAGTTCGTCGTCGCGGACGTCACCGACGAGGCCGCCCTCCGCGACGCCGTCGACGGCGTCGGCGCCGTCGTCCACCTCGCCGGCGACCCCCGCCCCGAGGCGCCCTGGGAGAGCGTCCTCCGGAACAACATCGACGGCACCCGGAACGTCCTCGAAGCCGCCGTCGACGCCGGCGTCGAGAAGTTCGCGTTCGCGTCCTCGAACCACGCCGTCGGCCACTACGAGACCGAGCGAAAGCCCGGCCTCTACCGCAGCGACGACGACTTCCGCCTCGACGGCACCGAACTCCCGCGTCCCGGCAACCTCTACGGCGTCTCGAAAGCGACGGGCGAGACGCTCGGACGCTACTACCACGACGAACACGACCTGTCCTTCGTCGCCGTCCGCATCGGGAACCTCACGAATGGCCACCCGCCGATCGACTACGAGCGCGGGCAGGCGATGTGGCTCTCCCACCGCGACTGCGCGCACCTCTTCGACTGCTGTCTGTCCGCGGACTACGGCTACGAAATTGTCTACGGCATCTCCGACAACGACCGCAAGTACTACTCCATCGACCGCGCGAAGGAGGTGCTCGGCTACGACCCCGAGGACAACTCCGCGGAGTGGGACGGCGACGAGAAGGACGCCGACGCCTGA
- a CDS encoding dihydroneopterin aldolase family protein — MASDAEEACFEAGIKFGALYHQFAGTPVSPESAPSLETAIEESIENQPFCESVTVDILTEKLDTSHGYTELTGEYMEVEIVVDYEGREVVAEMAMRDGYPLMELASVE, encoded by the coding sequence ATGGCATCCGACGCCGAGGAGGCGTGTTTCGAGGCAGGCATCAAGTTCGGAGCGCTCTACCACCAGTTCGCGGGGACGCCGGTGAGCCCGGAGAGCGCGCCGAGCCTGGAGACGGCCATCGAGGAGTCGATCGAGAACCAGCCGTTCTGCGAGTCCGTGACCGTCGACATCCTCACGGAGAAACTGGACACGAGCCACGGCTACACGGAACTGACGGGCGAGTACATGGAGGTCGAGATAGTGGTCGACTACGAGGGCCGGGAGGTCGTCGCGGAGATGGCGATGCGGGACGGCTACCCGCTGATGGAGTTGGCGAGCGTGGAGTAG
- a CDS encoding DUF5790 family protein, producing MSQSSLDDDELFGEAAEEMRADVEEHLDAARAELPEADAIWDVESDNTLGVLNALRSALDVGDVEAHLRDAKKAFVMGQRADAFEDADDLEADLEAIEGVLADIETAREQVGELASTVPELRSALDEAHADADDEDDE from the coding sequence ATGAGTCAGTCATCGCTCGACGACGACGAACTGTTCGGGGAGGCCGCCGAGGAGATGCGCGCGGACGTAGAAGAGCACCTCGACGCCGCCCGCGCGGAACTGCCGGAAGCGGACGCAATCTGGGACGTGGAGTCGGACAACACGCTCGGCGTGCTGAACGCGCTCCGGTCGGCCCTCGACGTGGGCGACGTGGAGGCCCACCTGCGCGACGCGAAGAAGGCGTTCGTGATGGGGCAGCGCGCCGACGCGTTCGAGGACGCCGACGACCTCGAAGCCGACCTCGAAGCCATCGAGGGCGTACTCGCGGACATCGAGACGGCCAGAGAGCAGGTCGGCGAACTCGCGTCTACGGTGCCGGAACTCCGGTCCGCACTCGACGAGGCGCACGCAGACGCCGACGACGAGGACGACGAGTAA
- a CDS encoding creatininase family protein: protein MRLADATWTDADAADTDLALLPVGSTEQHGPHAPLGTDHLAAETVAEAAATNYDDEVVVAPPLTVGVSEEHRQFTGTLWVSPDTFRANVREVVASLASHGWDRVVVVNGHGGNVPALGEVCSRLTREDDAYAVPFTWFDAVGDHSADMGHAGPLETAFLRHTHPNLVREDRIEEARDGASDGWGEWTSHANLAHDVAEFSENGVVGDPSEGDAERGEELLALATDALCDLLDAVADRDVSRPPHK, encoded by the coding sequence ATGCGACTCGCGGACGCGACGTGGACGGACGCCGACGCCGCCGACACGGACCTCGCACTCTTGCCGGTCGGCAGCACTGAACAGCACGGCCCGCACGCCCCCCTCGGCACGGACCACCTCGCCGCCGAGACGGTCGCCGAGGCCGCCGCCACGAACTACGACGACGAGGTAGTCGTTGCACCGCCCTTGACCGTCGGCGTGAGCGAGGAACACCGCCAGTTCACGGGGACGCTGTGGGTGTCACCCGACACGTTCCGCGCGAACGTCCGAGAAGTCGTCGCCAGCCTCGCGAGCCACGGCTGGGACCGAGTGGTCGTCGTGAACGGCCACGGCGGGAACGTCCCCGCGCTCGGCGAAGTCTGCTCGCGGCTCACCCGCGAGGACGACGCCTACGCCGTCCCGTTCACGTGGTTCGACGCGGTCGGCGACCACAGCGCCGACATGGGCCACGCCGGCCCGCTGGAGACCGCGTTCCTCCGGCACACCCACCCGAACCTCGTGCGCGAGGACCGAATCGAGGAAGCGCGCGACGGCGCCAGCGACGGCTGGGGGGAGTGGACGTCGCACGCGAACCTCGCCCACGACGTCGCCGAGTTCTCCGAGAACGGCGTCGTCGGCGACCCGAGCGAGGGGGACGCCGAACGCGGCGAGGAACTGCTCGCGCTCGCGACGGACGCGCTCTGTGACTTACTGGACGCGGTGGCCGACCGAGACGTCTCCCGGCCGCCCCACAAGTAG
- a CDS encoding ABC transporter ATP-binding protein: MSTATEDDDPFEDQREEVDDAMFRLFDEYGRDNRFAAVVAIVASVFARVLDLAPPILLGLAIDSVIQKNKPFLPFLPDAWVPPSDGGKLLFMGGLIAGSFLFGAGFHWIRNWGWNSFSQHIQHSIRTDTYNKMQRLNMDFFATKQTGEMMSILSNDVNRLERFLNDGLNSAFRLSVMVVAIGVYLFVVNWQLAVLTMLPVPIIALFTYRFVKAIQPKYADVRSSVGQMNSRLENNLGGIQVIKTSNTEDYESERVDDVSQGYFDANWGAITIRIKFFPALRIISGVGFVLTFVVGGLWVVEGAPFFFSGTLDEGEFVTFILLSQQFIWPMAQFGQIINMYQRARASSERIFGLMSEPSRIEENPDAAELDVADGEVVYDDVSFGYGEEAIVEDIDFEVEGGETLALVGPTGAGKSTVLKLLLRMYDVDEGEIRIDGQDISDVTLPSLRRHIGYVSQDTFLFYGTVVENIKYGTFDADEEDVVEAAKAAEAHEFIQNLPEGYDTKVGERGVKLSGGQRQRIDIARAILKDPEILVLDEATSDVDTETEMLIQRSLDRLTEDRTTFSIAHRLSTIKDADQIVVLEGGEVVERGTHEDLLAEQGLYANLWGVQAGEIDELPDEFVERAAERTAAVDADAEDDDD; encoded by the coding sequence ATGAGTACCGCGACAGAAGACGACGACCCCTTCGAGGACCAACGCGAGGAGGTCGACGACGCGATGTTCCGCCTGTTCGACGAGTACGGGCGGGACAACCGGTTCGCCGCCGTCGTCGCCATCGTCGCCAGCGTCTTCGCTCGGGTCCTCGACCTCGCGCCGCCTATTCTCCTCGGTCTCGCTATCGACTCCGTCATCCAGAAGAACAAGCCGTTCCTGCCGTTCCTCCCCGACGCCTGGGTGCCGCCGTCGGACGGCGGCAAACTCCTGTTCATGGGCGGCCTCATCGCGGGGTCGTTCCTGTTCGGCGCGGGCTTCCACTGGATTCGGAACTGGGGCTGGAACTCCTTTAGCCAGCACATCCAGCACTCGATTCGCACTGACACGTACAACAAGATGCAGCGGCTGAACATGGACTTCTTCGCCACGAAGCAGACCGGCGAGATGATGTCCATCCTCTCGAACGACGTGAACCGCTTAGAGCGGTTCCTCAACGACGGCCTGAACTCGGCGTTCCGGTTGTCCGTGATGGTGGTCGCCATCGGCGTCTACCTGTTCGTCGTGAACTGGCAACTCGCAGTCCTCACGATGCTGCCGGTGCCCATCATCGCGTTGTTCACGTACCGGTTCGTGAAGGCGATTCAGCCGAAGTACGCCGACGTTCGGTCGTCCGTCGGGCAGATGAACTCCCGACTGGAGAACAACCTCGGCGGCATCCAGGTCATCAAGACCTCGAACACGGAGGACTACGAGTCCGAGCGCGTGGACGACGTCTCGCAGGGCTACTTCGACGCGAACTGGGGCGCGATTACGATTCGCATCAAGTTCTTCCCGGCGCTCCGCATCATCTCCGGCGTCGGCTTCGTGTTGACGTTCGTCGTCGGCGGCCTCTGGGTCGTGGAGGGCGCGCCGTTTTTCTTCTCGGGGACGCTCGACGAGGGGGAGTTCGTGACGTTCATCCTGCTCAGCCAGCAGTTCATCTGGCCGATGGCGCAGTTCGGGCAAATCATCAACATGTACCAGCGCGCTCGCGCGTCCAGTGAGCGCATCTTCGGCCTGATGAGCGAGCCCTCGCGCATCGAGGAGAACCCGGACGCCGCCGAACTCGACGTGGCAGACGGCGAGGTCGTCTACGACGACGTCTCCTTCGGGTACGGCGAGGAGGCCATCGTCGAGGACATCGACTTCGAGGTCGAGGGCGGGGAGACGCTCGCGCTCGTCGGACCGACGGGCGCCGGGAAGTCCACCGTCCTGAAACTCCTGTTGCGGATGTACGACGTGGACGAGGGCGAGATTCGCATCGACGGCCAGGACATCTCGGACGTGACGCTGCCGAGTCTCCGCCGCCACATCGGCTACGTCAGCCAGGACACGTTCCTGTTCTACGGCACCGTCGTGGAGAACATCAAGTACGGGACGTTCGACGCCGACGAGGAGGACGTCGTGGAGGCGGCGAAGGCCGCGGAAGCCCACGAGTTCATCCAGAACCTCCCCGAGGGCTACGACACGAAAGTCGGGGAGCGCGGCGTGAAACTCTCGGGCGGCCAGCGTCAGCGCATCGACATCGCGCGCGCCATCCTCAAGGACCCCGAGATTCTGGTCCTCGACGAAGCCACGAGCGACGTCGACACCGAGACCGAGATGCTCATCCAGCGCTCGCTCGACCGCCTCACCGAGGACCGCACGACGTTCTCCATCGCCCACCGCCTCTCCACCATCAAGGACGCCGACCAGATCGTCGTCCTCGAGGGCGGCGAGGTCGTGGAACGGGGCACCCACGAGGACTTGCTCGCCGAGCAGGGCCTCTACGCGAACCTCTGGGGCGTGCAGGCCGGCGAAATCGACGAACTCCCCGACGAGTTCGTGGAGCGCGCCGCCGAGCGCACCGCCGCCGTCGACGCCGACGCGGAAGACGACGACGACTGA